From the genome of Candidatus Aramenus sp. CH1:
TATCGATAAATTGTTGTACCACGAAAATTATAATCTAGATACAACTTTTTTAGCTTATATTTTAGGCTGTTAAACTCGAAGTCACTACATTAATTACCTAAGAAACCTCTATAAAGCGATAGAGAACCACACTGTATTTCCAAGATTTAATGAGAATAAGGAAGTTAAAGCTTACTAGCTTGTGATTGTTGTACTTTCCATTGTATGATCTGGCCTCCTCCCCTTCCTGCGAGGGTTCTGCATAGGTCTAAGGCGTTACTCCCCCTTAAGGGAGATACTCCGTGATGTGAAGAGAAAGGAAAGAGCCAAAGCGTTGACAATCTTCTTCACTCCTAGTTTCATAATGTTTAACGCACTGTTGACGTCGCTGTGAAGTTTACGACCAAAAGGACAGCTAACGACACCCCTGGGATTTCTGTCAACCTTAACGTTATGGAAGGCGTAGAGCCGCGAGGTATTGTACTCAACAACTAGAAACGCGATTATGCCGTACTCATTCACTATAGCGCCAACTTGCGATAAGACCAAATTTGAAGTGAGCTTGTTACCCTTATCCTAGGAATGAAGTAAGGATAGCCCAAGTAAACCGTGGAGACACCAAAGACCACAAAGTCTTGGTGAGGTGAGAGGCTAAAGTTCTGTAAATGAAGAAGCCCACGGTAAAGCCTAGTGACTCTTTTCCTTTCCCTCAACACCTCTTCCCTATCACTTCTTGAACCTTTTCTGTCTCGCTCTTCAACTTGTCAAGCTCAGCTATCTTTTTCTGAAAAGTAAAAGTAATTGCTCTTAACTGCTGAACCACGGTAAAATAGAACAGTACGTTCTCAACCACGACAGTAGCCAACGCGTTTACGCCAAGGTCAATTGACGCAATCTTGTCACCTTTAGGCTTCTCAACTTCTCTCTTTCGCCGTGAACGACGAGAGAGTTCTTCATTGGCTTACGCTTTTCTTTGCGGTGGTTCTACCAACGTCAACGAAATGTGGGCGTAAAAGTTGTT
Proteins encoded in this window:
- a CDS encoding transposase; translated protein: MVLSQVGAIVNEYGIIAFLVVEYNTSRLYAFHNVKVDRNPRGVVSCPFGRKLHSDVNSALNIMKLGVKKIVNALALSFLFTSRSISLKGE